In uncultured Draconibacterium sp., one genomic interval encodes:
- a CDS encoding CAP domain-containing protein, whose translation MRNATICIAILLLGLSLRVSGKEDLKDRTLNTAADVNYLSELEKEVVYEINLFRSNPSAYAEKYIDPLAKYYDKKILYYPGDKPILTKEGVSALRECLRALKNASPAPVLYPDKLLTQAADDHQKDQAKTGKTGHIGKNGSNSKIRIERYGKWQVRIAENIAYGNTSARQIVIFLLIDDGVKNRGHRDNLLQTDFKNVGVACGTHPRYHTMCVMDFAGGMENN comes from the coding sequence ATGAGAAACGCAACGATTTGCATAGCGATTTTATTACTTGGTCTGAGCCTGAGAGTTTCGGGCAAAGAAGACTTAAAAGACCGAACACTAAACACTGCAGCCGATGTCAACTACCTGTCGGAATTGGAGAAGGAAGTGGTCTATGAAATCAATTTGTTCCGGTCGAACCCGTCGGCGTACGCTGAAAAATATATTGATCCACTGGCGAAATACTACGACAAAAAGATATTGTACTACCCCGGCGATAAACCAATATTGACCAAGGAAGGTGTAAGCGCTTTGCGTGAATGTTTACGCGCGTTGAAAAATGCTTCTCCGGCTCCGGTTTTATATCCTGATAAACTTTTGACTCAAGCGGCCGATGATCATCAAAAAGACCAGGCCAAAACCGGCAAAACAGGGCACATTGGAAAAAATGGATCAAACTCAAAAATCCGAATCGAACGTTACGGAAAATGGCAGGTGCGAATTGCTGAAAATATTGCTTATGGAAATACTTCAGCACGGCAAATCGTAATTTTTCTTTTAATCGACGATGGCGTTAAAAACCGTGGTCACCGCGACAACCTTCTTCAAACTGATTTTAAAAACGTTGGAGTAGCATGTGGCACACATCCGCGGTACCATACCATGTGTGTTATGGATTTTGCGGGAGGAATGGAAAACAACTGA
- a CDS encoding TetR/AcrR family transcriptional regulator encodes MPRSPEQFDDIRKQKKLLIMETALELFAENGYHTTSISQIAAKAKISKGLTYNYFSSKEEILNELMEHGFNEIYDNLDMNHDGILTDEEFIYFIRQNFKLLRENMQHWKLFFSLLLQPQISKAFAEMYEEKAAPIFNLFYGFIKAHGSKDPETDLMAIASLLEGAFLYCVAAPDVFPMEKLEEAVISASFKIVNNKKPE; translated from the coding sequence ATGCCAAGAAGTCCAGAACAATTCGACGATATCAGAAAACAGAAAAAGCTATTAATCATGGAAACTGCTCTTGAATTATTTGCAGAGAATGGTTATCACACCACTTCCATCAGCCAGATTGCAGCAAAAGCAAAAATCTCGAAAGGGCTTACTTATAACTATTTCAGCAGCAAAGAAGAGATTCTCAACGAGCTGATGGAACATGGTTTTAACGAAATTTACGACAACCTGGATATGAATCACGACGGAATCCTTACCGATGAAGAATTCATTTATTTCATCCGGCAGAATTTCAAACTGTTGCGTGAAAATATGCAACACTGGAAATTGTTCTTTTCGTTATTGTTGCAACCCCAAATTTCAAAAGCTTTTGCTGAAATGTACGAAGAAAAAGCTGCCCCTATTTTCAACTTATTTTATGGATTTATAAAAGCTCACGGAAGCAAAGACCCGGAAACCGACCTGATGGCGATTGCCTCTTTACTGGAAGGTGCCTTTTTGTATTGTGTTGCTGCGCCTGATGTTTTCCCGATGGAGAAACTCGAAGAGGCTGTAATTTCTGCTTCATTTAAAATTGTAAACAATAAAAAACCAGAATAA
- a CDS encoding FtsX-like permease family protein, translated as MKTNIKLAWRNLWRNKRRTIIAISSIVFSVLLASWMRSMQEGSYDSMIDNSVKFYTGYLQVQDTAYWDERTLDNSFEVDAELQNQIKDIKDVSLVSNRLESFSLAADHMKSKPAMVMGIEPEAEDQITNLSKKIQSGEFIKSGDKEVVISGGLAKYLELGVGDTLVMISQGYHGISASGLFPIKGIIKHPNAEFNKRLIYMDIETAREFYSAHGLSTSLVVMTDNHYSVNHIKKEIVQILPEKNTVMTWTEMTPELVQIIQSDRGGGIIMLGILYLVIAFGMFSVVIMMVKERQREFGVTHAVGMQKRKLASLVFIETLFIGLIGCAVGLIISYFFCLYFFYNPIPLTGDMAKATELYGMEPYMFVSMKASLFYNQIIVVFLISIFIAIFPITNVSRLKITKAMRA; from the coding sequence ATGAAAACAAACATAAAACTAGCATGGCGAAACCTCTGGCGAAACAAACGCCGCACTATTATTGCCATATCGTCTATCGTGTTCAGCGTGTTGCTGGCCTCGTGGATGCGGTCGATGCAGGAAGGTTCGTACGACAGCATGATCGATAATTCGGTTAAATTCTACACCGGCTATTTGCAGGTACAGGATACTGCTTACTGGGACGAGCGCACACTTGACAATAGCTTTGAAGTGGATGCAGAATTACAAAATCAAATAAAGGATATTAAAGACGTTTCGCTGGTTTCGAACCGTTTGGAATCGTTTTCACTGGCTGCCGACCACATGAAAAGTAAACCGGCCATGGTAATGGGAATTGAGCCTGAAGCCGAAGATCAAATTACTAACCTTTCGAAAAAAATACAGTCGGGAGAGTTTATTAAATCCGGCGATAAAGAAGTGGTGATTAGCGGAGGCCTTGCCAAATACCTGGAGCTGGGTGTTGGCGATACACTGGTAATGATCTCTCAGGGTTATCACGGGATAAGTGCAAGTGGTTTATTCCCTATAAAAGGAATAATTAAACACCCCAATGCGGAATTTAACAAGCGACTGATTTATATGGACATTGAAACAGCTCGTGAGTTTTATTCAGCCCACGGATTATCGACTTCGCTGGTAGTAATGACCGATAATCACTACAGCGTTAATCATATTAAAAAGGAGATTGTGCAAATTCTACCGGAAAAGAACACGGTAATGACCTGGACAGAAATGACACCTGAACTGGTGCAAATAATCCAAAGCGACCGCGGCGGTGGAATTATCATGTTGGGAATTCTTTACCTGGTTATCGCATTTGGCATGTTCAGCGTGGTGATAATGATGGTAAAAGAACGCCAGCGCGAATTTGGAGTGACACACGCTGTGGGTATGCAAAAGCGGAAATTAGCTTCGCTGGTTTTTATCGAAACACTTTTTATCGGACTGATCGGATGTGCGGTTGGACTAATAATCAGCTACTTTTTCTGCCTGTACTTTTTCTACAACCCGATTCCGCTCACCGGCGATATGGCCAAAGCCACTGAACTCTACGGTATGGAACCGTACATGTTCGTTTCAATGAAAGCCTCGCTCTTTTATAACCAAATTATTGTGGTTTTCCTAATCAGCATCTTTATAGCGATTTTCCCGATAACCAATGTTAGCCGGTTAAAAATCACGAAAGCAATGCGGGCGTAA
- a CDS encoding NAD(P)H-binding protein: MTKQTILGAGGAIGVELAKALPKYTDKIRLVSRNPQKVNEKDELVKADLLNPKEVDKAIKGSSVVYVTIGFPYSYKFWKTNWPPFMSSVIDACKKHDAKLVFFDNIYMYDQNHLNGMTEETPLNPPSKKGEVRAELVKMIMDEVDKGTLTALIARAADFYGPGIKNTSVLTEMVIDPLSKGKTADWMGSVHFKHAFTYTPDAGKATALLGNTDSAYNQVWHMPTAKNPPSGKEWIEQIASAFNTKPKHRVASKFILKMMGIFIPVLREMPEMLYQYDRDYVFNSDKFEKAFNFKPTSYEDGLKEIIKTDYLN, translated from the coding sequence ATGACCAAACAAACAATTTTAGGAGCAGGCGGAGCCATTGGCGTTGAACTGGCAAAAGCATTGCCAAAATACACCGACAAAATTAGGTTGGTGAGTCGTAACCCGCAAAAAGTAAACGAAAAAGATGAATTAGTGAAGGCTGATCTACTCAACCCGAAAGAAGTTGACAAAGCAATTAAAGGTTCGTCGGTTGTTTATGTTACCATTGGCTTTCCATACAGTTACAAATTCTGGAAAACGAACTGGCCACCGTTTATGAGCTCGGTTATAGATGCCTGCAAAAAACACGATGCTAAACTGGTGTTCTTCGATAATATCTACATGTACGATCAAAATCACCTGAATGGAATGACCGAGGAAACACCACTTAATCCACCCAGCAAAAAAGGCGAAGTTCGGGCTGAGTTGGTAAAAATGATCATGGATGAAGTAGACAAGGGAACTCTTACGGCACTGATTGCACGTGCCGCTGATTTCTATGGTCCGGGAATTAAAAACACCAGTGTGCTTACCGAAATGGTCATAGACCCGTTAAGTAAAGGAAAAACAGCCGACTGGATGGGATCGGTACATTTCAAACACGCCTTTACCTATACCCCCGACGCCGGAAAAGCCACTGCCCTACTCGGAAACACCGACTCGGCATACAACCAGGTGTGGCACATGCCAACCGCTAAAAATCCGCCAAGCGGTAAAGAATGGATCGAACAGATTGCTTCGGCCTTCAATACAAAGCCAAAACACAGGGTGGCATCAAAATTCATATTAAAAATGATGGGGATTTTTATTCCGGTGCTGCGCGAAATGCCCGAAATGTTATACCAGTACGATCGCGACTATGTATTTAACTCTGACAAATTTGAAAAAGCATTCAATTTTAAACCCACTTCCTACGAGGATGGATTAAAAGAAATCATAAAAACCGATTACCTGAATTAA
- a CDS encoding glycoside hydrolase family 88 protein: MNKIIILLLAAVVLGGTTQAQKAGNEKLFKDSYIKKTMKKALDWQLEHPKHELYDWTNGAFYAGVFAAYETTGSKKIWKAMYEMGEANEWKPGPRLHHADDHVICQTYIDMYRVSGEKKMIEPFIATMDEFMKTPYEADGIREKTWWWCDALFMAPPAFVKLGMTLDDDKYLKLSDKLWEETYDLLWDKEYHLYARDMGYKWNEPGIEKKQEANGKKIFWSRGNGWVMGGLVRVLSELPEDYPNRDFYIQNYKEMAAKILPLQQEDGLWRSSLLDPESYPGGEASGSGFYCYALAWGINNGILDKATYLPAVEKAWVGLNGLIQPDGHVGWCQPIGADPRKNFEADSWEVYGTGAFLLAGSEVIKMD; this comes from the coding sequence ATGAATAAAATAATCATTCTTTTACTGGCCGCGGTAGTTCTGGGAGGAACAACGCAGGCACAAAAAGCGGGTAACGAAAAGCTTTTTAAAGACAGTTACATTAAAAAAACAATGAAAAAGGCGTTGGACTGGCAGTTGGAGCATCCAAAACACGAGTTGTACGACTGGACCAACGGTGCATTTTACGCCGGAGTTTTTGCGGCGTATGAAACAACGGGCTCGAAAAAGATTTGGAAAGCCATGTACGAAATGGGAGAGGCCAACGAATGGAAACCGGGGCCGCGTTTGCATCATGCCGATGATCATGTAATTTGCCAGACTTACATTGACATGTACAGGGTTTCGGGTGAAAAGAAAATGATTGAACCATTCATAGCAACCATGGATGAGTTTATGAAAACGCCATACGAAGCCGACGGTATTCGTGAAAAAACATGGTGGTGGTGCGATGCCTTATTTATGGCGCCTCCGGCATTTGTAAAGCTGGGAATGACTTTAGACGATGATAAATACCTGAAACTTTCGGATAAACTGTGGGAAGAGACCTACGATCTGCTTTGGGACAAAGAATACCATTTGTATGCACGGGATATGGGCTACAAATGGAACGAACCCGGAATTGAAAAAAAGCAGGAAGCTAATGGCAAGAAAATTTTCTGGTCGCGTGGAAACGGTTGGGTAATGGGCGGTTTGGTTCGTGTACTATCAGAATTGCCTGAGGATTATCCGAACCGTGATTTTTACATTCAGAATTACAAAGAAATGGCGGCCAAAATTCTTCCGCTGCAACAGGAAGATGGTTTGTGGCGTTCCAGCCTGCTCGATCCTGAATCGTATCCCGGAGGAGAAGCCAGCGGCTCAGGTTTTTACTGCTATGCTTTGGCCTGGGGAATCAATAACGGCATATTAGATAAAGCCACTTATTTACCTGCAGTAGAAAAAGCCTGGGTAGGATTGAATGGTTTAATTCAGCCCGACGGCCATGTGGGCTGGTGTCAGCCTATTGGTGCCGACCCGCGTAAAAACTTCGAAGCAGACAGCTGGGAAGTATATGGAACCGGAGCCTTTTTACTGGCCGGCAGTGAGGTGATAAAAATGGATTAA
- a CDS encoding outer membrane lipoprotein-sorting protein: MKRIKLTLTFMLLGLAVFAQDMTAIIKQADEKFRGESSRGEMTMIIERPGWSRTVSMKNWTLGNDYSLIYITAPAKEKGQVFLKRDKEMWNWVPTIQRMIKIPPSMMMQSWMGSDFTNDDLVKESQMAKDYSNKLLGEEEVDGYSCYKIELIPHEDAPVVWGKVTMWISKEELHWLKAEFYDEDGYLVNTEILTDVKMMDDREMPTRLEMIPADEEGNKTVMIFDKIEFDVDLKESFFSQQNMKRIR, translated from the coding sequence ATGAAACGAATAAAACTCACACTAACTTTTATGCTTTTAGGCCTGGCTGTATTTGCACAGGATATGACCGCAATAATTAAACAGGCCGATGAAAAATTCAGAGGAGAATCAAGTCGCGGTGAGATGACCATGATTATTGAACGCCCCGGATGGAGCCGCACGGTGTCGATGAAGAACTGGACCTTGGGAAACGATTATTCGCTGATATACATTACTGCTCCGGCCAAAGAAAAAGGACAGGTTTTTCTGAAACGCGATAAAGAAATGTGGAACTGGGTGCCAACCATACAACGTATGATAAAAATTCCGCCATCGATGATGATGCAGTCGTGGATGGGATCGGATTTTACCAACGACGATCTGGTAAAAGAATCTCAAATGGCAAAAGACTATTCGAACAAGCTGCTTGGCGAGGAAGAAGTTGATGGTTATTCGTGCTATAAAATTGAACTGATACCTCACGAAGATGCACCCGTTGTTTGGGGAAAAGTAACTATGTGGATCTCGAAAGAAGAACTGCACTGGCTAAAAGCTGAGTTTTACGATGAAGATGGCTATCTGGTTAATACCGAAATTCTTACGGATGTAAAAATGATGGACGACCGCGAAATGCCAACACGTCTGGAAATGATTCCGGCCGATGAAGAAGGCAACAAAACGGTTATGATCTTTGATAAAATTGAGTTTGATGTTGATCTGAAAGAAAGCTTTTTCTCGCAACAGAATATGAAACGAATAAGATAG
- a CDS encoding 6-bladed beta-propeller, whose amino-acid sequence MKHTIIILFFVALFVASCTEKPAENSGLPEILLKKSQDILPISSFVENLDYLELKVNEAKIEFGDILNVKELDGDLIILQRRAREISFIRFTPKGDFKNTIVSNNDGNGRIKNPLDIISYQKDFAVLAEDGIYIVGKDGKYKSKLVAAKMPGTKFFESKSQFYVVNDVPGYGLYTVYSPNGKVKKVKFPEERLKDLGRSNLAASGAAAISLVSSYSDTVFAYSNSAFQPEYLIESDGYPSFAEVWRNTGDKDDIKTLKYIHNTHHSKIKSYFENKNYIFLTYWLGSHQTTALINKKDWEATYFAEAVNNIDGGIWDNPSYLSPKNELYIPITAYKVGGHKISDKRHNEFEKVQLHIAASGNPVLMRCRLK is encoded by the coding sequence GTGAAACATACCATTATTATTTTATTTTTCGTAGCGCTGTTTGTCGCCTCGTGTACCGAAAAGCCGGCTGAGAATAGCGGTTTGCCGGAAATACTGTTGAAAAAATCGCAGGATATTTTACCGATTTCAAGTTTTGTTGAAAATCTGGATTACCTGGAACTAAAAGTAAACGAAGCTAAAATAGAATTCGGCGATATTTTAAACGTAAAAGAATTGGATGGCGATTTGATCATTCTTCAGCGCAGGGCACGCGAAATCAGTTTTATCCGGTTTACACCGAAAGGCGATTTTAAAAATACCATTGTGAGTAATAATGATGGAAATGGCAGAATTAAAAATCCGTTGGATATTATTAGCTATCAGAAAGATTTTGCCGTTTTGGCCGAGGATGGAATTTACATTGTTGGCAAAGACGGGAAATACAAAAGCAAACTGGTTGCTGCTAAAATGCCGGGAACAAAATTCTTTGAATCGAAAAGCCAGTTTTATGTGGTGAACGATGTGCCCGGTTATGGTTTGTACACCGTTTATTCGCCAAACGGGAAGGTGAAAAAAGTGAAATTTCCCGAGGAGCGTTTGAAAGATCTCGGACGTTCGAATCTGGCAGCTTCGGGAGCTGCAGCCATTTCGCTGGTATCGTCGTACAGCGATACGGTTTTTGCCTATAGTAATTCGGCTTTTCAACCTGAATATTTAATTGAAAGTGACGGTTACCCATCGTTTGCTGAAGTGTGGCGAAACACCGGCGATAAGGACGATATTAAGACATTGAAATACATCCACAACACCCACCACTCGAAAATTAAAAGTTATTTCGAAAACAAGAATTATATTTTTCTAACCTACTGGCTGGGGTCGCACCAAACCACCGCGCTAATTAATAAGAAGGATTGGGAAGCCACATATTTTGCAGAAGCCGTGAATAATATCGATGGTGGTATCTGGGATAATCCTTCATACCTTTCACCAAAGAATGAACTTTACATACCAATAACTGCCTACAAAGTTGGCGGACATAAAATATCGGATAAACGACACAACGAGTTTGAAAAAGTGCAATTGCATATTGCAGCTTCCGGTAATCCCGTATTAATGCGTTGCCGATTGAAATAG
- a CDS encoding LytTR family transcriptional regulator DNA-binding domain-containing protein has translation MNNSFSLLDRKKDRYLLVIIVLAFSIFFINVFKPWNIGRWYSDSPIIQFLRLSSYGFISSLVLLFTQFPLRKFLHQQTFRLKIYLFWILIEIILISLVYIFLYGNPIGNFINDFLFSLKYTVLGILIPYSFALLLIYYKKHSEEIEQLKNKLSVSDKNRLLTFNDEKGNPRFSVRSADFLYLESTDNYVTVNFILEGKLQRKLLRNTMKNMENQMGSQSILRCHRSFMVNTQNVDFVQKENKKLVLHLNSSVTTIPVSEKYSPLLLSVLS, from the coding sequence TTGAATAACAGTTTCAGTTTGCTCGACCGCAAAAAAGACAGGTACCTGCTCGTCATTATCGTTCTGGCTTTTAGTATTTTTTTCATCAATGTATTTAAACCGTGGAATATAGGCCGTTGGTATTCCGATTCTCCAATCATTCAATTCCTCAGGCTTTCGAGTTATGGTTTTATTTCGTCGCTGGTACTCTTGTTCACGCAATTTCCTCTTCGTAAATTTCTGCATCAACAAACATTCAGGCTAAAAATATACTTGTTCTGGATTCTCATCGAGATTATATTGATCAGCCTTGTCTATATTTTTCTTTATGGAAATCCAATTGGTAATTTTATAAACGATTTCCTTTTTTCGTTGAAATATACTGTACTTGGAATTCTCATTCCTTACTCTTTTGCGCTTCTTTTGATTTATTATAAAAAGCACAGCGAAGAAATTGAACAGCTAAAAAATAAGCTTTCAGTTAGCGATAAAAACCGGCTTTTAACTTTTAACGATGAAAAAGGGAACCCACGGTTTTCAGTTAGAAGTGCGGACTTTCTTTACCTTGAATCAACCGACAATTATGTAACAGTGAACTTTATCTTAGAAGGAAAATTACAACGGAAACTTCTGCGAAATACGATGAAAAACATGGAGAACCAGATGGGATCACAATCAATTTTACGTTGTCATCGATCGTTTATGGTAAATACGCAAAACGTCGACTTTGTTCAGAAAGAAAACAAAAAGCTGGTTCTTCATCTCAATTCTTCAGTAACCACTATTCCGGTGTCCGAAAAATATTCGCCCCTGCTTTTATCCGTTTTATCCTAG
- a CDS encoding group 1 truncated hemoglobin, which produces MGTPVEQSLYERLGGIEGITSIVDDILDYHMTNPAIKKRFLPSKEDPAHWAVVRQHLINFFAAGSGGPEEYTGKDMLSAHKGMNIGQGEYMHAIDDIMTALTKHNIDEQTQKDVLAIAYSLKGDIAGV; this is translated from the coding sequence ATGGGAACACCAGTAGAACAAAGCCTTTACGAACGATTGGGAGGTATCGAAGGAATTACGTCGATTGTTGACGACATTTTGGATTATCACATGACTAATCCAGCCATTAAGAAACGTTTTTTACCTTCAAAAGAAGATCCTGCTCATTGGGCAGTGGTTCGTCAACACCTTATTAATTTTTTTGCGGCCGGAAGTGGTGGACCGGAAGAGTACACCGGAAAAGATATGTTATCGGCGCATAAAGGAATGAACATTGGCCAGGGCGAATACATGCACGCGATCGATGATATTATGACGGCGCTGACAAAGCATAACATCGACGAGCAAACACAAAAAGATGTGCTGGCAATTGCTTATTCATTAAAAGGCGATATTGCCGGAGTTTGA
- the ssb gene encoding single-stranded DNA-binding protein encodes MNALRNSVRLLGHLGEDPKVKRLESGKVVANFNIATNEIYRDSNGNKQTETTWHHLVAWGKNAEVAEKYLKKGKEIAIEGKLTNRQWEDKNGEKQYITEIVINSLLMLDKASN; translated from the coding sequence ATGAATGCATTAAGAAACAGCGTACGATTGTTAGGTCACCTGGGAGAAGATCCAAAAGTAAAAAGGTTAGAGAGTGGAAAAGTGGTTGCTAATTTTAACATTGCTACCAATGAAATTTACCGCGACAGCAACGGAAATAAACAAACTGAAACTACCTGGCACCATTTGGTGGCATGGGGCAAAAATGCCGAGGTTGCTGAAAAGTACCTGAAAAAAGGAAAAGAGATTGCCATTGAAGGGAAATTGACCAACCGCCAGTGGGAAGATAAAAACGGCGAAAAACAGTACATAACCGAGATTGTAATTAACTCGCTGTTGATGCTGGATAAAGCATCGAATTAA
- a CDS encoding NUDIX hydrolase, whose translation MSKYYFEKIKRLHALAEIGLEYNNIPYDIERYQEIRDICLEMLEKITHTPVANIIPVIEERNGYRTPKVDVRAVVFNENNQILLVQEEADKLWALPGGWTDIAYSPGEVAEKECLEEAGIKVKATRLLAIMDKQKQAMPPAFEYVYKIFLLCKKESDTISTGSETCDVAWFNENELPPLSLPRNNEAQIRMMFGYKRGELTEPYFD comes from the coding sequence ATGAGCAAATACTATTTCGAGAAAATAAAACGCCTGCACGCACTCGCCGAAATCGGGCTGGAATACAATAATATTCCTTACGACATTGAACGTTACCAGGAAATAAGAGACATTTGCCTGGAAATGCTGGAAAAAATTACCCACACACCGGTTGCCAATATTATTCCGGTTATTGAAGAACGTAACGGTTACCGAACGCCCAAAGTAGATGTAAGAGCCGTTGTTTTTAACGAAAACAACCAGATTCTACTGGTACAGGAAGAAGCTGATAAACTTTGGGCACTGCCCGGAGGATGGACCGATATAGCTTATAGTCCCGGAGAAGTGGCAGAAAAAGAATGTTTGGAAGAAGCCGGAATAAAAGTTAAAGCCACGCGTCTTTTGGCCATTATGGACAAACAAAAACAAGCTATGCCACCGGCATTCGAGTATGTTTACAAGATTTTTCTGCTTTGTAAAAAAGAAAGTGACACAATTTCTACCGGATCCGAAACCTGCGATGTGGCTTGGTTTAACGAAAACGAACTTCCGCCACTTTCACTTCCGCGAAACAACGAAGCACAGATAAGAATGATGTTTGGATACAAACGTGGAGAACTGACAGAACCCTACTTTGATTAG
- a CDS encoding FtsX-like permease family protein gives MILSIAWRNVWRSKTRSIVMIAAIALGLFAGIFMMAFMNGMYNSRIESATRSELSHIQVHAPHFLDNTESELFIPDGFALAERIAALDSVEAASPRLIAEPFIMAAHGTGGGKMLGIDPEKEKQVTDIWEHVIDGTYLEKTSRMPPVLVGKKMADKLRLKVGTKINVQLVDFNGDLSSKGYRVAGIYKTVNTGFDEMHLFVNINDLRSQIGIQPDAVHEIAILLKDNSFAKAVKPSVQKIAAGMDVQTWKEISPEMSIITDSMDQYMYIFILIILIALCFGIINTMLMAVLERVKEIGMLMAIGMNKRKIFHMIILESIMLTLTGGVVGILLGIGISRIFENHPINLSAFAQGLEQYGMSTEIATVFPSHSLGILITLVVLTGLISAIYPARKALKLNPAEATRTE, from the coding sequence ATGATACTTTCAATAGCATGGCGAAATGTTTGGCGAAGCAAAACTCGCAGTATCGTAATGATTGCGGCTATTGCACTGGGCCTTTTTGCAGGCATATTCATGATGGCTTTTATGAATGGCATGTACAACTCGCGGATTGAATCGGCCACCAGATCAGAGTTGTCGCACATACAGGTTCACGCTCCCCATTTTCTGGATAATACCGAATCGGAGTTATTTATTCCCGATGGTTTTGCTTTGGCCGAGAGAATTGCGGCACTCGACTCCGTTGAAGCTGCCTCTCCCCGACTGATTGCTGAACCTTTTATTATGGCTGCTCATGGAACCGGCGGCGGTAAAATGCTGGGAATCGATCCGGAAAAAGAAAAGCAGGTTACCGATATTTGGGAACACGTGATTGACGGTACCTACCTCGAAAAAACCAGCCGGATGCCCCCGGTACTGGTGGGGAAAAAGATGGCCGACAAACTGCGTTTGAAAGTTGGAACCAAAATAAATGTACAACTGGTTGATTTTAATGGCGACTTATCCTCAAAGGGTTACCGCGTGGCAGGCATTTACAAAACGGTAAACACCGGTTTCGATGAAATGCATTTGTTCGTAAACATTAATGACCTGCGATCGCAAATTGGCATTCAGCCCGACGCCGTTCACGAAATTGCTATTCTGTTAAAAGATAACAGCTTCGCAAAAGCGGTAAAACCATCTGTGCAAAAAATTGCAGCAGGAATGGACGTACAAACCTGGAAAGAGATAAGTCCGGAAATGTCGATCATCACCGATTCTATGGACCAGTACATGTACATTTTTATCCTGATTATTCTTATAGCCCTGTGTTTTGGAATTATCAACACCATGCTGATGGCAGTGCTTGAACGTGTAAAAGAAATTGGAATGTTGATGGCTATTGGAATGAACAAACGGAAGATCTTTCACATGATCATTCTTGAATCGATAATGCTCACCCTGACAGGAGGTGTAGTCGGAATACTTTTAGGAATCGGCATTTCCAGAATTTTCGAGAATCACCCAATTAATCTTTCGGCATTTGCCCAGGGATTGGAGCAATATGGCATGTCGACAGAGATTGCAACGGTATTTCCTTCTCACTCATTAGGAATATTAATAACATTGGTGGTATTAACCGGATTGATATCTGCGATTTACCCGGCACGAAAAGCGCTGAAGTTAAATCCGGCAGAAGCCACGAGAACGGAATAA
- a CDS encoding ABC transporter ATP-binding protein, which translates to MKIIEIKNLHKIYNGSSVSVHAVNGINMSIEEGEFTAIVGPSGSGKTTLLNIIGGLDDATEGSVEIEGVKINELSSRKLTDFRMKNIGFVFQAYNLIPVLTAKENVEFIMHLQGSKKADRDARTSELLKAVGLGEMMDRRPSKLSGGQQQRVAVARALASKPKFVLADEPTANLDSHSTENLLDIMEQLNKEEKITFIFSTHDQRVVNKARRVITIEDGKIISDERK; encoded by the coding sequence ATGAAAATAATAGAAATCAAAAACCTGCACAAGATTTACAACGGCAGCTCTGTTTCGGTACATGCGGTAAACGGAATAAACATGTCGATTGAAGAGGGTGAATTTACCGCCATTGTAGGTCCATCGGGATCAGGAAAAACAACCTTGCTGAATATTATCGGCGGATTGGATGACGCCACAGAAGGATCGGTTGAAATTGAAGGCGTAAAAATCAATGAACTATCATCACGAAAACTAACTGATTTCAGGATGAAGAATATTGGATTTGTCTTTCAGGCTTATAACCTGATTCCTGTTCTGACGGCCAAAGAGAATGTGGAATTTATTATGCACTTACAGGGAAGCAAAAAGGCTGACCGCGACGCACGTACCAGCGAACTGCTTAAAGCGGTTGGCCTGGGTGAAATGATGGACCGCCGGCCATCGAAATTATCGGGCGGACAACAGCAGCGGGTGGCTGTTGCACGGGCTTTGGCATCGAAACCCAAATTCGTACTGGCCGATGAGCCTACTGCCAATCTTGATTCACACTCCACCGAAAATCTGCTCGATATTATGGAGCAACTTAATAAAGAGGAAAAAATAACGTTTATATTTTCAACACACGACCAGCGGGTGGTTAACAAAGCGCGGCGTGTAATTACCATCGAAGATGGTAAGATCATCAGCGATGAGAGAAAGTAG